AGCACGCCGAACAGCGCCACCACCAGCTCGACGTCGCGGTCCAGCAGCACGGCGACCGCGTCCTGCGGCCGCACCCCCCGCTCGATCAGGGCGTTCGCCAGCTGGTTCGCGCGGTGGTCCAGCTCGCGGTAGGACAGGCTGCGGTCGCGGCACACCACGGCTTCCGCGTCCGGGGTGCGCTCCACCCAGCGGGCGAACTCCTCGAGGGCGCCACCGCGTTCCCGCTTCGGTTCCGCGCCCTCGCCCAGGCGCAGCATCCGGGCGTGTTCCTCGGTGTCCAGCGCGTGCAGCCGTCCGATCGGCCGCTCCGGATCACCGACGATCTCGTGCAGCAGGTTCCGCAGCCAGCGGCCGTAACCCCGGACGACCGCCTCGTCGAAGGCATGCGGTTGGTACCCGAGGCCGAGCACGATCTCGTCGTCAGGGATCACGATCACTGTCAGCGGGTAGTGCGTCGCGTCGGTGATCTCCACGCCCACCAGGTCCAGTCCGGGAGCCAGGGTGGTGCGGTTCCGGCTGGAGAGCGGGAAGTTCTCCATCACCAGCATGGTGTCGAACAGTTCACCGACGCCGGCCGCGCGCTGGATGTCCGGCAGTCCGGCGTGGTGGTGCTCGGCGAGCCGGACGCTGTCTTCGTGCACCCGGCCCAGCAGCGCGGCCGCGGTCTCTCCGAGGTCGAACGCCACGCGCACCGGGATCGTGGTGCCGAGCTGGCCGATGGTGGTCTCCACCCCGTCGACATCGGCCGGGCGGCCGGAGACCGGGCAGCCGAAGAGCACGTCGTGCCGTCCGGTCAGCTTGCCGAGCAACAGCCCCCACGCGGTCTGGAACACCGTGGTCGGCGTGACTCCCCTGGCGCGCGCGAACGCCCGCAGCCGCTCGCTGAACTCCGTGCCCAGCCCGACCGTCACCCGGTCCGGTCGCTCCACCGTGTCCGCTGTGGATCCGGTACCGGCCGGGGCGAGGTGCGTGCCTTCGTCCACTCCGGACAGCGCCGCCCGCCAGGCGGCCAGCGACTCCTCCTGGTCGCGCCCGGCCAGCCAGCGGTGGTACTCGGCGAGTGATGGGGCCACCGGCGCGGCCGGGCCGCCGCCGAGTTCGGCGTAGGTGGCCAGCAGTGTGCGCCCGACCAGCGGCATCGACCAGCCGTCGAGCAGCGCGTGGTGGTTGGTGATGACCAGCCGGTGCTCGCGCGCGCCGAGGCGGCACAGCAGGAACCGGATCAGCGGCGGCTCGTTCGGGTCGAACGGGCGCTCCAGCTCGGCCTGGCAGTGCCCGGCGAACCGGTTCGGGTCACCGGTGAGGTCCTCGAACCGCCAGTCGAGGCTGACCTCGGCGGGCACCACCTGCACGACCTCACCGGCCGCGGTGGTGTGCAGGTGGACGCGCAGCGCGGGATGCCGCCGGAGCAGTTCCGCGGCGGCATCCCGCATCCGCTCCGGTTCCAGCTCGCCGTCCAGGGAGGTCTTCGCCTGCACCACGTAGACGTCGGTGTCCTGCTCACCTCGGACCAAGGTGTGGAAGGAGAGCCCGGCTTGCAGCGAGGTCGCCGGGAGCACGTCGTCGACCCGGCCCCGGCGTTCCAGTGCGTCGATGGCGGCCTGGTCGAGCTGTACGAACGGCAGGTCGGACGGCGTGAGCCCGCCACCACGCCCGGCGTGAGCGGCCAGCTCCGCGAGCGCGGTTTCCCAGGCGTGTTGCAGTTCCGCCACGGTCGACGGCGGCAGTACGAGGCTCGCCGCGGTCCATTCGACGGCCAGCCGCGGCGCGTCGCCGTCCTCGTGCACGAAGCAGTTGAGCGCGAGCACCTGTTCCAGCGCCTTCGCGGGCGGTTCGACCACGGAGAAGGCGTCGCGTTCGGGCAGGCGCCAGCCCGTGCCGGACGGAGCCGTGAAGCGCCCGAGGTAGTTCAGCAGCACGTCCGGCGGTGCGGTGGCGCCGAATTCCTCGCGGGTGAGCGGATCCAGGTAACGCAGCACGCCGTAGCCGACGCCACCGTCGGGCACCGCGCGCTTGGCCTCCTTGACCGCGCGCAGCAGTTCGGCTGGATCACCGGCGGCGGGCAGGCGCAACGGGTATTCGCTGGTGAACCAGCCGATCGTGCGAGCGAGATCGGTCCCGGCCTGGTCGCGGCCGTGTCCCTCCACGGTGACGGTGATCGAGTCGGCTTCACGCCACGAGCGCAGGGCCAGCACGAGCGCGGTCAGCAGGACCTCGTCGACACCCGCGCGGTAGGCGGCGGGCAGCGTGGTCAGCAGTGCCTCGGTGATCTCCGGCGACGCGATCGTGGTCGACCGCTCGGCCGTCGCCGCCAGGTCCACGCTCTTGTCGAGCGGGCGGGTACCCAGGCGGAAGTCGTCGGCGGCCCGCCGCCAGTGGTCCAGTTCGGTCCGGCGGGCGCCGGTCTCGCCCTGTTCGGCGAGCAGCAGCGCGTGACGACGCCAGGAGGTGCCGACCGGTTCGAGCGCACCGCCGGTGCACGCGGTGTGCAGATCGGGCAGCAGCACCCGCCACGACACGCCGTCCATCACCAGGTGGTGCACCACCACGACCAGCCGGGAGTCCTCGCGCAGCAAGGCCATCCGCACCAGGTCGCCCGCGACCGGGTCGAGCGCGTCAGCCAGCCGTTCGGCCACCTCGGTGACGTCGGCGGGCCCGTCGATCTCCTCCATGAGCGGTGTCACGCTGCCACGCGGGCGGACTTCCAGCCGACCGGCCGGATCCACGATCAACCGCAGTGCGTCGTGGTGGTCGAGGATCGCGCGGAGACCGTCGCCCAGCTGGGAAAGCGGCAGGTGCTCGTCGAGGCGGAGCGCGGTCCACTGGGCGTACCCCGCCACCGCGCCGAGGTCGGGGTGCGGGTTGAGCAGAGCGCGCACGATCGGCGGCGCGGGCACCGGCCCGGACGGCTCGTCGGGCACCGGCTCCGGCGTCCCGCCGATCTCCGTGCTCGCCGCGGCCAGCGCGGCGAAACTCCGCCGTGCCAGCAGATCCCGGGGCCGCAGTTCCAGGCCGCGGGCCCGCAGCCTGCTGCTCACGCTGATCGCGGTGATGCTGTCGCCGCCGAGCGCGAAGAAGTCGTCGTCCACGCCGACGCGTTCGGCGCCGACCACCTCGGCGATGGTTTCGCACAGCAGGCGCTCGCGTTCGGTGCTCGGGGCGCGGCCACCACTCGACACCCGCGGCGCCGGGAGCGCGGCACGGTCGAGCTTGCCGTTGATGGTCACCGGAAGTTCTTCCAGGACAACAACAACCGCGGGCACGAGGTGGTCCGGCAGGCGTTCGGCGAGCGTGGCGCGGACCTGCTCGGGCGTGACCGTGGCTCCGGCGGCGGGCACCACGTACCCGATCAACCGCGAGGCGTGCACCGCCGCCGCTGCCGCACTGACCCCGGCAACCGCACCCAGCGCGGCCTCGGCCTCGCCGAGTTCCACGCGGTGGCCCCGGATCTTGAGCTGCCCGTCGCGGCGGCCGAGGTACTCCAGCCCGCGTTCCGGTACCCAGCGCGCCAAGTCGCCGGTGCGGTACATCCGATCGCCCGGCCCGCCCAGCGGGTCGGCGACGAAGCGTTCCGCGGTCAGCCCCGGCTGACCGGCGTACCCGCGCGCCAGATGCGGCCCGGCCAGGTACAACTCACCCGCGGCGCCCTCCGGCACCGGGCGCAAGGCGTTGTCCAGCAAGCGGATCCGCGTGCCCGGAACCGGGAACCCGATGGTCGGCTCGGAGCCGGTGAGCAGCGCGCTCGTACTGTCCACAGTGGTCTCGGTGGGCCCGTACATGTTCCGCGCGGTGACCCCGGATTCGACCACGCGCCGCCACAACGCGGGCGGGGTCGCCTCACCGCCGAGCACCAGCAGGGTCAGCGGGTGCGCGGTGAGCAGGCCAGCGTCCACCAGCGGTGCGGCCATCGACGGCGTGGTGTCCAGCACGTCGATCCGGTCACGGGCGCAGGCGGCCAGCAGTTCGTCGGCGTCGCGCGTCACGTCGGTGTCGTAGAGGTGCAGTTCGTGCCCGCACAGCAGCCACAGCAACTGGTCCAGCGCCGAGTCGAAGGCGAACGAGTAGGTGTGCGCCACGCGCAGTCGCCTGCCGGCGGCCCGCTCGGCCTCGGCGACGGTGGTCATCCGGTGCCGGTGCACCAGTTCGGCCAGACCGCCCGACCGGCACAGCACGCCCTTCGGCCGTCCGGTCGAGCCGGAGGTGAAGATGACGTAGGCCAGATCGTCGGGATGCCTGGCCACGGACAACGGCTCGTCGGAGAACGCGGCCAGCTCCGGGTCGTCGACCGTCAGGACGTTCTCGAAGTCGGTGCCGGTGCTCACCACAAGCGCGGCACCGGCCTCGGTGATCAGCTCCCGCAGGCGTTCCGGCGGGTGCTCGGTGTCCAGTGGCAGGAACGCGGCGCCCGCGTCCAGCACCGCCAGCAGCGCGACGACCAGGTCGGCCGAGCGCGGCAACGCGAGCGCCACCACGTCGTCACGGCCCACTCCCCTGGCGCGCAACGCCCTGGCCAGCCGATGCACCCGGGAAACCAGTCCACCGGCAGTCAGCCGCTCCTCGCCGTGCACCAGCACTGTCTGTCCGGAGTGGACGGACAGTTCCGCCAGCATCCCCGGCACATCAAGAGGTTCGCCGGGGACGGCGGGCGTGGTCCAGGCGTCGAGCAGTGCCTGCCGTTCGGCCGCGCCGAGCAGGTCGACCTGGCCGATCCGCGGTTCGTCCGGCTCGGTCAGCGTGGTGAGCAAGGTCCGCAGCGCGGTCAGTTGCCGCTCCACCCCGGCTTGGTCGTGGGTCCGCGCGTCGACCTCGAACCCCAGCAACAGGCCACCGTCGCCGTCGGGCAGCACGCTCAGCCCCATGTCCTCCGGCGGGCCACCGGCCACGTTGCGCATCACCCCGGTCGCCCCGGCGAACTCGATAGCCAGGTCGAACGCCTTGAGATTGATGCCGCGCCCGTGCAGCAGCGCGCCCGCGCCCGGCACGGCCAAGTCCTGCGGCAGGTTCTCGCCCCGGTAGCGCTGATGCCTGCGCATGTCCCGCAACGCCGCCGCGACCCGCTTGGTCAGCTCGCCCAGCCGGTCCGCGCCGGTGACCTCGACCCGCAGCGGCAGCACGTTCACCGCCATCGCCGGGGTGCGCAGCGCCGAACCGGTGCGGCACATCAACGGCATCGCGAAAACCACGTCGGTGCGGCCGAGCACGCGGTGCAGGAACGCGGCGTAACCCGCGATCAGCGCCTCGCCCCAGGTGGTGCCCGCGCGTTCGGCGACCTCGCGCAACCGGTCCACGTCGGCGGCCGGAAGCACCACGCGGGCGGTGACCGTGCGCTCGGGCATTCCTGTCGCGGTGGTGGCTTCGTCCAGGTCGGGCAGCGGGGTGAAGCGGTCGCGCCAGTACTCGCGGTCGCGTTCGGCCTTCCCGCTTTCCCGATAGTCGCGGTCGGCGGCGACCACGTCGGCGAACCGGCCGAACGCCGCCGCCGGTGCCGGATCTCCCTGCACCAGCGCGGCGTAGTGCGCACCGGTGCGGCGCGCGAGCATGGCCGCGGTGTAACCGTCGAACACCAGGTGATGGCCCAGCTGGGTGAACCACACGCGGTTCTCGCCGAGCCGGATGACGGTGTGCGAGAACAGCGGCCGGTCCACCATCGCGCGGCACGCCTCGGCGGCGCGGTGCCGTTCGGCCTCCACCAGCGCGTGCGCCGCCGCCTCCGGGTCGGCTTCGCCGCTCAGGTCCACGATCTCCGGCAGTGGCACGGGTTCGGCCGATATCACCTGGCAGGGGCCGTCCCGACCG
The genomic region above belongs to Amycolatopsis sp. YIM 10 and contains:
- a CDS encoding non-ribosomal peptide synthetase; the encoded protein is MSTAHADPETAVLELTSAQLGIWNAQRLEPDSPYYLVGDVVEVDGPEPVDAELIAEAIRRTTEEADSLRLRVLDTVDGRDGPCQVISAEPVPLPEIVDLSGEADPEAAAHALVEAERHRAAEACRAMVDRPLFSHTVIRLGENRVWFTQLGHHLVFDGYTAAMLARRTGAHYAALVQGDPAPAAAFGRFADVVAADRDYRESGKAERDREYWRDRFTPLPDLDEATTATGMPERTVTARVVLPAADVDRLREVAERAGTTWGEALIAGYAAFLHRVLGRTDVVFAMPLMCRTGSALRTPAMAVNVLPLRVEVTGADRLGELTKRVAAALRDMRRHQRYRGENLPQDLAVPGAGALLHGRGINLKAFDLAIEFAGATGVMRNVAGGPPEDMGLSVLPDGDGGLLLGFEVDARTHDQAGVERQLTALRTLLTTLTEPDEPRIGQVDLLGAAERQALLDAWTTPAVPGEPLDVPGMLAELSVHSGQTVLVHGEERLTAGGLVSRVHRLARALRARGVGRDDVVALALPRSADLVVALLAVLDAGAAFLPLDTEHPPERLRELITEAGAALVVSTGTDFENVLTVDDPELAAFSDEPLSVARHPDDLAYVIFTSGSTGRPKGVLCRSGGLAELVHRHRMTTVAEAERAAGRRLRVAHTYSFAFDSALDQLLWLLCGHELHLYDTDVTRDADELLAACARDRIDVLDTTPSMAAPLVDAGLLTAHPLTLLVLGGEATPPALWRRVVESGVTARNMYGPTETTVDSTSALLTGSEPTIGFPVPGTRIRLLDNALRPVPEGAAGELYLAGPHLARGYAGQPGLTAERFVADPLGGPGDRMYRTGDLARWVPERGLEYLGRRDGQLKIRGHRVELGEAEAALGAVAGVSAAAAAVHASRLIGYVVPAAGATVTPEQVRATLAERLPDHLVPAVVVVLEELPVTINGKLDRAALPAPRVSSGGRAPSTERERLLCETIAEVVGAERVGVDDDFFALGGDSITAISVSSRLRARGLELRPRDLLARRSFAALAAASTEIGGTPEPVPDEPSGPVPAPPIVRALLNPHPDLGAVAGYAQWTALRLDEHLPLSQLGDGLRAILDHHDALRLIVDPAGRLEVRPRGSVTPLMEEIDGPADVTEVAERLADALDPVAGDLVRMALLREDSRLVVVVHHLVMDGVSWRVLLPDLHTACTGGALEPVGTSWRRHALLLAEQGETGARRTELDHWRRAADDFRLGTRPLDKSVDLAATAERSTTIASPEITEALLTTLPAAYRAGVDEVLLTALVLALRSWREADSITVTVEGHGRDQAGTDLARTIGWFTSEYPLRLPAAGDPAELLRAVKEAKRAVPDGGVGYGVLRYLDPLTREEFGATAPPDVLLNYLGRFTAPSGTGWRLPERDAFSVVEPPAKALEQVLALNCFVHEDGDAPRLAVEWTAASLVLPPSTVAELQHAWETALAELAAHAGRGGGLTPSDLPFVQLDQAAIDALERRGRVDDVLPATSLQAGLSFHTLVRGEQDTDVYVVQAKTSLDGELEPERMRDAAAELLRRHPALRVHLHTTAAGEVVQVVPAEVSLDWRFEDLTGDPNRFAGHCQAELERPFDPNEPPLIRFLLCRLGAREHRLVITNHHALLDGWSMPLVGRTLLATYAELGGGPAAPVAPSLAEYHRWLAGRDQEESLAAWRAALSGVDEGTHLAPAGTGSTADTVERPDRVTVGLGTEFSERLRAFARARGVTPTTVFQTAWGLLLGKLTGRHDVLFGCPVSGRPADVDGVETTIGQLGTTIPVRVAFDLGETAAALLGRVHEDSVRLAEHHHAGLPDIQRAAGVGELFDTMLVMENFPLSSRNRTTLAPGLDLVGVEITDATHYPLTVIVIPDDEIVLGLGYQPHAFDEAVVRGYGRWLRNLLHEIVGDPERPIGRLHALDTEEHARMLRLGEGAEPKRERGGALEEFARWVERTPDAEAVVCRDRSLSYRELDHRANQLANALIERGVRPQDAVAVLLDRDVELVVALFGVLKAGAVYVPMDPDYPADRLAYMLGDITPAAVVTGGEAHGGLPVVDPARLDGLSTTDPAHARRDQTPDSVAYVIYTSGTTGKPKGVAVPHRGVPSLVALQEDVVGINTKDGERERYLHFASTSFDVAFWQFMLPLLSGGTSVIAPPEVRVPGDELLDYIVEHRVTGVNLLPSFLAAMPDDRTVDRDVFFVVGAERLDPELARRWGDRRALFNAYGPTEVTINSVTWHYDPEDPGPLPIGLPDPEVRAYVLDSALKPVGVGVTGELYLAGPKVARGYVNRPGLTAERFLADPYGPAGERMYRTGDLVRWRPDGNLVFLGRADHQVKIRGFRIELGEIETALTRHPQIRACAVIVREGRLVGYVIPAGGAEPDAAEVREFLGAELPEHMVPAALVTLDRLPLGPSGKLDRAALPAPEARAGTPAREPGTEAETVLLRVFREVLGTEDVQLDDNFLDVGGDSIVSLRVVSRARREGLTLTARDVFEGRTVAGIAARCGGAPDRPAEAPAAGDAPLTPIMRDLLRRSGDAANEFCQWVEVCVPAGGDFATWRAVFDAVLARHDVLRAHLVEDALRIPDPGAVTGADVIEHVRAGESADLRALTDEHLAAARAGMDLRTGPLLRAIWLDAGPDRLGRLALVAHHIVVDAVSWRILLDDIEHVYRTGGPLVRHGQSFLGWALTRRDPEPSMPVAPVKPLARTPLDPARDTAATAVHHLLRLDPETTSAVLTTLPGAYRTTPDTVLLTALAEAVREWRDAPELAVALESHGRDGADDLSQTVGWFTAVHPVRIELPDGGTARALKAVKEQLGAAPSTVEPEVSWNYLGRFTEPSEGVWQAPPDADPLGSGGGDDLPLPYALMINAIARDDALGIRFTWPSALFTEGEIDRLAGCLREVVERIATDPGVRAGAGLTPSDVPLADVDQAAIDALETEHAVADVLPLTPLQRVMRDAAEVYPVQAAFSLSGALGVDALRVAGIALLRRHPNLGAVFPDWLDVQVIPADPRPVFRVLDVSDSDSAVERALEAELAEPFDLVTGPPVRLTVLRRGPAHHVLALTSHHVLSDGWSAPRILTELFSLYGGVSLPEPVPLARYLQWRADRDEAAELRAWRAELDGLPEGDYLTKDRPRTLGAVEPVLFEVEAPVVAELTKAGAERGLTVNTLLQGAWAAVLAARSGRRDVCFGAMVSGRTADFPGVEEIIGLLAGTVPVRARWNGTVAEALADLQARQQDMAEHQHIGVAELERLTGRDRLFDSLVVFENYPVELAKLAEPAPGLRVTGTRFRERTHHPVTVTVVPAESGWTGVLGYQSGMFRVAEVEALAADLQRVLRELPGRFDDDASSVL